The segment aaataaatataaggccttgtatgaagaaacccttaagaggagtgggcatccgatccctcaaattactgattcagGAAGCCACTGGaagaagaaacttgaaaaattagcttatgagcataataagttgaagagggagatgaagagcattagggttgatactgcttgtgtattgatgagtaaaagatatgataacatgTAGAAGGCATTGAACGAATTTTGTGATTTATATCAGAGAAACATGGACAATATGGTGTCTAATaccagaattcgagatagactcaacctgttgttacaagatgcatcgactagggaaaaggtaaagaagaaggttcagggtttgcttgtcacacatgatgaatttaTGAAGGAATTGAAATCTGAATTTGACGAGTGCCAGCAAATTGTTCAGCATGGGGTTCCCAGTTTGGTAGATGATGTAGGTGTAATCAAGGACAAGACCATATGGCTTTCTGAGTGTAAGTCTTTGCTTAGTACATCCCAAGCCATTGCCAAAATGgatattcttgatatgaatgacatgGTCGATCAATTGGAGAACTTTTACGTGATAGAGAACGCAACCAAGGATGCAATATTCAACACTACAACTTATAAAGATGTAGGCTATTTGTGACACATTCAGAAATACGGACAACAGTTGGATCAAAAATCTTAAGTcattgtttagttttgtgtttatagtgcaattgatgttttagttaggcTGTTTAATTGTTGTTTAGTTAGTTGtttaggataatgaaagggtgtgtcctttcattcgtatCTCTTAGAATGTGTATTTATAATGAGTTATTTTGTATGTAAAGGCATCTAGGATTCAGAAAAAAAACTTACTTCCTGGAAGGActacaagttatatgtattagggaagtctataggaagaagaagtatcttttttGTGCAAGCAGACtataatggagtattttcaagtgcaacttatgtatgcaatcatctcctaaggattaatatataaaggttcattgtttctttttctaaatattgtgcatactttagtgttgatgagttatctttgtcctcttgataaatctgtcatttgatttgctatgatgtgccatcacatgttgttacattaaatgtgagattgggattttcattgttgtgtaacacatattgaaaccttcatagttgatgattaatattgtctcaggagttgataagattttttgtccacaaagtgtcataaatatccctggatagacgcactggtctattatttatcttttaaggtcttggttggccatgcatttaaggtccttgataggGAAACATTCTTCCCGAATTCtatgaactgatctttgcatatttcttttaagtcccaaaagcattcttattcttaatatattatcataatcattttcagttattttcaaaggcattcacttaaagcacataataaaacaTAATTGCAGAACAACAATTTGCCAATTTTGTAATTTTCTAAAAGGCTTAGATctactttaaataatctctttgtgcttgagaggaagaggtatacccacctaggtttagtggagccttaagtgcagagggatttggtctttgaccatccctatttgttggccaaggttagttggattagttgaggatttggcaaacccttaatttttccaatctgtggtttctcacaccaacagattggcgactctgctggggaattatGATAAGAAGTATTTAAAATTTATGGTTGTTTCACTTCAGACTCTGCTGGAGCAGGGAGCCCGAAAGATTAGTAAAAGATATTGTTCCTCTTAAGAGGTGGCGACACTACATGtaacacatgaataataattggtatgttgagaaaataaaAGTAACTCCTAGAAATTTATCATTAAGATTTATGCAGGGGAGGAGGTCTCTgcacaaaggacaagaagatcttgttcagttgagtcccaagaaaagaaacaaagggaaaaatcaaacatggcatttgaaggatataagagatttcctagtaggggggaagattcttcatctgctggcaaatctgagaatagagaggaaaatcctttttataaaataaattcaaaggataatagacatagccatgatgagatcatgactGCTGAGGAACATGAAGCAAAACAATGGGATGAACTTAATCTTAAGATAGTTGATATGAATGTCGATGATGCCAAGATGGTGAGGGCACTTAAAAGGCAACCAAATTGGGTGTTACAGAAACTTAgaatagagagaaataatatttcaagcccCAAGACAAACAAGGCAGGAGAAGAGAGAGGTCAAACAAGTAGACAAGTAGTTCCAAAATATAGTCCCTCTCATATGAGAGGAATGGACCAATGttttgtaacttatgataacccgttggtaaataaaaatagaagatggagggatgtgaatagggatcaaagtgaagagaggtaggaggatggaagaaggagtgaagatgggggaaatgatgtgAACTGGATTAACACAAATAGGGGCAACCATGTAGGAAATAATGGATATGGCAGCAATCAAAATAATggacataatagaggtaacaatggtaaATATGGAAGTGGAAATGGAGGAGGTAGGAACattaataatcataatcataatggcaataataatggtAGTGGAAACAATGGTAACAACGGAAACTatggcaacaatggtggattcaatagaggaattaTGAACAATCAAAGCAACCATCATGTTGGCAGACAACCCTTAATCATTGAAAGATAAAGACAATTGGATTTCATTGGCATCGTTGGTTACCCAAATTAGATTACTAATGATTTGAGATTAGCAAACCCCAAATTCTTAGGAAATGGAGTTGATTCAGCAGAGCAGCATGTAATTAATGTAAAAAAAATCATCGAAGAATTTGAGATTCCTCATGAAGATATATTCACaaagttgtttgttcaatctttgacagaggatgaaggGGAATGGTATAGAAGACTTCCTGATAGATGTATTTCCAGCTGGCAGGAATTTGTAACgctgttcttggaagaatttggagatcacaatgatccttcatttgcatcccatgaattaacaagcataaggaagaatcaaaataaaagatttaataaagtattaaatagaatacccaaagatgttagactagttgattcattttttattaacttctatttgagtgcttttgacagcaaaactcattatgagattttgtctcatagacctgacACTTTATAGCAAGCATTCAAGACAGCTGctactattgaaaataataggaaggtggttgggaaggttgctaagagagatgatccaaagctGTATAACTCCAGgattcccaagaaagatgatcttactcagatcatggacatgcttaaggacttAAAGGGTAAGAAAAATCATAATGAAAGGCCACCATACATGAACAATAAGCAAATAAATTACAATAGGtcgaggttgcatgacatgccatataacacaaattggaaagatggaaaactagtAAAACCAAGTACACACAAAGAAACTCCTGACCCATTAAAGAAAGccacaaactttgtagatgagtatccatggtgtgatgtatgtaatcCACCTCATGCTACAGAATAGTGCATGATTGCCCAGGGCTTGATAGATGAGGAATataaaaatgaggattatgaaccaacTATGAATGCCCTTTCATCTTATCCATATTGGGGAAGGAATGAGGatttatttgaagaagaagaaaattttgaTGTGCACCAAAGAAGAGAGAATTCGCAATATAGTATACAATAGGTTTtttctaatgatgatgaagatatccctgccttgagaaaattgtttcaggaggaagtagtgccttctttgagaaatttgactgaagaggagaagaaagtttTCACTATTGCAGCTGTGGAACAAGTGAAAAGTAATTACCAGctgagaaataggaatgtaaataatgaGCAGGGCAAGCCAGCAGGTATTTTTGCCAAGGTCACAAAATCTGGTGGAACCAATAACAATGCAGCCAAGGGAAAGGATGCGAGTACCAAGAGAGGGACATAACCGAAAAAgactaaacaaattgaaatgccaaaatTGGTCAAACAGGTGGAGAAAAAACAGATCAGTAAGCCTTCTTCAAACTGTGGAACTTTTATGTCTTAAGCGTTGTCTCAAGTAAAAGTTTCTATGCccttgcttgaagtgatgaaatttccagaatataaggatgagaccttgaaaatcatatcaaatatTGGTGATACAAACAAATATGCTTCTAGTTTGAAAGAAGATCCTCCAGTGATTTACTTAGGCATGTCTATCACAAAAAACCTCACACAAGTTGATCCATTCTATTTGacattgttaattaacaataaaatggtcaagaactgtatgatagattcaggggcaGCAATGAACATCATGCCTGAAGATGTTAGGAGAGAGCTCAGGAtgcatgttgacacaccttatggtaagtattatgccatggacaataggtctGTACTTGTGGTGGGTAttatgaaagatgtagagttcGGGTTTCCAGCTTGCCTGGCTACCACATATAAGACAAATATCACAGTTGTACAAGTTCCTGCAAACTATGAAATATTGTTGTctaggcaatggtcaaatttggtgggtGGTCACATTCAGCTCgatctatcatatgctactatTCCAGTAGAAGGGACAGCCGTGAGGATAAATAGAGAAGAGGTTGCTCTTGATGAAGCAACTTGCTTTTGCCattctgatatggacaactttcaagtaagtatttctaaacctttagagaTCAATAAAGTtacacaaatagttaaacaaaatgaaaacttaatttggaaattatactttgatggtgcctgcagtaaggaaggaaatggaACAAGAGTTGTACtcatttcacctaatggaaaaaaatccaaatactctttcttgttaacttttgaatgtactaataatgttgtcgaatatgaggccctcttattaggacttaaactAGCAAATAAACATGGTATTAAATTACTAATGGTTTATGGTGATTCGGAATTAGccatttcacaagttagaggcaaatttgttgcaaaaaatgaaaaattaagaaactGCAGGAATGAAGTTTGGGATTGCATTGAATTATTCAACgctttctccatcaattggactAAAAGATCAAATAATATTTGGGCAGAATTCATGGCTAACTTGGCTATCAAGCACAAAGACATCCCTTTGGATGACATTACCCAAGTGGAAATCAAGACCAGATCGTCAGTGCCTGATAATGTAAAAAGTTGGCAAGtctttgatgatgacagggatttaCTAAGATTCTTATTTTCTGAAGATTAGTATGAGCACCAAcaaattgattggaatggacttgtggaggacaagGATGACAAAGCAACTGTACTTGGGCAAGAAGTATTGCagctaaaaactaataaaatcccaaaaggattgacagagcttgaaagaatgtttgatgataaagatgtaatgaatttcaggcctaattcaggaggatgtgaGGAATTTGAAAaggtaaacttgggaagtgaaagcaacccaagagaagtatatattggaaagaagctcacaccaaaaatcagaatagaattgATTAATCTGCTGAGGAAGTATAGGCacgtttttgcttggtcatatgatgaccttaaagcataaagggaagatttgttccagcatgagatACCTTTGAAGCCTAATGcgaagccttttagacaaaagaaaaggcctataaaccctaccttggctcctaagatgaaggaggagttaatgaaaatgagaaatgcagggattattgagcctataaggaACTCAACATGGGTATCGAATTTAGTATCAATAAGAAAGAAAAgtggtgatattaggttatgtgtagatttcagaaatctaaatgtttcatctttgaaagataaatatgctttgcctaacatggaagctctGTTGCAGAAAGTCACAGGgaatgaattgttatctatgatggatggcttctcaggctataatcaagtcaaagttagggaggcagaaaagttcaaaactgctttcactgcACCTTAGGGTACCTATGTTTATGCtaagatgccttttggactgacaaatgcaggagctacattccagagggctatggacttGGCCTTTGAGGGTATGATTGATTGTAGCTTGGTAGTATATCAGGATGATATGGTTGCTTATTCTAAAAAGGCAGAAAATCATTGTGATGATCTAGGAAAGATTTTTATTAGAGcactagaatatggcatatctttgaatcctaaaaaatgtcattttggggttactgaaggaaaattgttaggtcatattgtctcaaaagatggagttagaattgatccagaaaggattgctgctattgataaaattcaaatcccaaaaactGTTAAagcaaaccaatctttctttgatcaaatcaactttgtaagaaggtttgtttcaaatttctctaaaatcataaagcctattgctaaaatgttgaaaaagggtgctgaaataaaatggactaatgaatctcttgaagcctttgtaaatatcaaaagagccatcaaggaaacCCCTGTTTTAAAATCAcatgatttctctaaaccttttcaagtattttcatttGCCTCATTCCCGACTATTGCTGCTgtcatgttacaaaaaaatgatgagggtcatgaacaaccagtggcgttttttagcaaaacattgcaagcatcagaattgaattatgatttgaatgaaaaacaggcttatgctcttgtgaaagttgTGAAATCTTTTAGACCCTATCTAGTCGGTGCCACTGttattgcctatgtaccaaatgttgttgttaaagacatcttcagacaatcAGAAACTACTGgaagaagatgcagatggataaactagatccaagaattcaatattgatctacaaatcacaaaattggtaagaggtcaaggtctGGCGAAGTTGAtggcagaatccaatcttgaagcaacACAAGTAAATCAAGTAGAGTTGGAggatgtacaaattagcattgagagGTGTCCTTGGTATGCAAATATTGTATATTACCTGAAATACATGAAATGTCCGGATAGCTTAAATGATAGTCaaaagagaactttaaagcttcaaacatataggtatgtattacttaatggagacctatactagacaaatagagatggtgttcttctattatgtctagatgagtgtcaagcgtctgttgttttaaaagatttacatgaaggtgtatgtggaggtcaCTTCTCAGCTAAGACCActactcataaaattcttaataccAGTTATTATTGGCCTCAATTTTTCAAGGATTGCCATACTTATATCAAgaaatgtgaggcttgtcaaaaaATTTCAGGGAAGCTTAAGTGtaatggagccattcctctcaTACCCATGCATACAGAGGAgccattccagatgtggggtattgacttcataggtgagatagcaaacaaatctagtggtgggcataaatggattttggtggctactgattattttactaagtcggttgaagtcatttccacaaaacaagctaccagcaaagttgtgataaagtttcttttggaaaacattttgactagatttggggtacctcagaagattgtggtagataatgggatgtatTTCAGATCAAATGAATTTTTTGATTTctgtgaaaattatggcatcactttgtcatattcatcaccttatcttGCCCAAGAAAATAGAcaggcagaatccagcaataaaaacttgttgaaaattatcaaaaggatgttgggtaataataaaagagcttgggattcgaAATTGACATTAGCAGTATGGGCTGACAGAGTGACAATTAAGAAGTCCACATGATTcgctccatatgagcttgtatatggaaaAGAAGCATGATTACCCTTGAATAATCTTCTCCCAGTCTATGAATTTGTTGTGAAAGAATTTTTCAGAAGAAGTGAACTTTATGGGAGACAGATTGATGGTGttggctgagttggatgaatgtagaagagAAGCTTAGGAAAGAAACCTGCAAAGATAGCAAATGGTAAAGGCTTTACATGATAGGAAAGCATGTGATAGGTCATTTGAAGAAGGGGAATGGGCGTTAAAATGGATTGCCAAAGATTAGGATAAAGGGAAGCATGGCAAGTTCGATGCGCTTTGGCTAGGACCTTTTATCATTTCAGAAAAAGGTGGAGAAAACTCTTATTAATTGAAGGATACTGATGGTCAGGTGCAAGAGTTCCTCGTTCATGCTCAATACCTTAAGCATTTTTTCTCTTGATGAGCAGGAagtatttttgtatcataatagttcaattttctttttgctttcatttttcaattttcatttttggtCTGCTTTCAAtagataactaggatcttgctatgtccttaaataGACCATACATCcccaaaaagagccactattagcacatatttttacaaaatattttgtgctatatggaggctttttcttttatcatatgagtaTTTATTACtagtttgcatgtgcaggaaccttattagcaAGAGTAAAGTTCTCTAAGGTTCAGTTGTttcaggaatgtcaaggtatcaattaggcacactaagggcatgcactaagtatagactgcacaaggaaccCAGTATGGAAGCATTTAATCAATAGAGAAGTCATTACGGTATATACTAAGATGGTTTCCTAGTATGAATCAGACCCTGTGGGATAGTTGGGATCACTGATATTTAAGGTGGATGGCTCGTTTGTTCaaaagtgtaaaattttaattattggcATAAGTAATCTCAATGAAACAACATTGGCAAGAAAAAGAAGGATTATCGGCATGACATACACCGATAAATCAGAAGGCAGATTCATTAAGGCACTTAAGTAATATTCAACATGGTGCACGCTCTTGGAAAATCATACCATCgggatagcttgttccgatgaggTAGAAGGTGGGTATTTTCTATCGGCATATATTGGCTtatcaaaaataacaaaaaattttTATCCAGATACCCGATGACTGAAGGGAATGCGGGtccatcagagaaaaagaccatatcgggatagtgcaaaaatagttaggtCGATCCCAAATGACATGGAGAATCAAAAGGTGAAACTATCGGTATTACCTATATGTATAAAACAGACTcggaggtataaagcataaaagtgcatcagagactcatcgggactttgggaggaatagaaaaaggctattccaatccccgatgaagataaaagtgcCTACGGGGATATCAATGTAAATTATATCgataaagtaaacattaagtgaggactcatcgggacatcggaagaagaacTTTTATGCTATTTTGAATCCCAATAGGACTGTTAAGG is part of the Cryptomeria japonica chromosome 10, Sugi_1.0, whole genome shotgun sequence genome and harbors:
- the LOC131859349 gene encoding uncharacterized protein LOC131859349, whose amino-acid sequence is MTAEEHEAKQWDELNLKIVDMNVDDAKMVRALKRQPNWVLQKLRIERNNISSPKTNKAGEERGQTRNNGYGSNQNNGHNRGNNGKYGSGNGGGRNINNHNHNGNNNGSGNNAVEQVKSNYQLRNRNVNNEQGKPAGIFAKVTKSGGTNNNAAKGKDANSGAAMNIMPEDVRRELRMHVDTPYGKYYAMDNRSVLVVGIMKDVEFGFPACLATTYKTNITVVQVPANYEILLSRQWSNLVGGHIQLDLSYATIPVEGTAVRINREEVALDEATCFCHSDMDNFQIGQARTMVGFSACINVKDSENE